The following are encoded together in the Labilithrix sp. genome:
- a CDS encoding cysteine hydrolase, producing the protein MKLDELLAAALTPRPERVEDGILAVAPEGPALHAALRDARESLSYLGRALDAEAPAPSLRAKLLATLKARAPRRALLVVDMIADHLTPGALLEVPRARAVVPALQARLDAARAAGVPVVYVLDEHEADDPDLDAWGTHAVRGSAGAEVWPDLAPRAGDRIVRKPSYSAFYESTLEPLLDELRVDTLVLTGCLTEIGLTATATDALQRGFAVEVPPDTQAGSCAEAETVALGTLRMMAPFGPARRARLERIAA; encoded by the coding sequence ATGAAACTGGACGAGCTCCTCGCCGCGGCGCTCACGCCACGACCGGAACGCGTCGAGGACGGCATCCTCGCGGTCGCGCCGGAAGGCCCCGCCCTCCACGCCGCGCTCCGCGACGCACGCGAGTCCCTCTCCTACCTCGGCCGCGCGCTCGACGCGGAGGCCCCCGCCCCGTCGTTGCGCGCGAAGCTCCTCGCCACGCTGAAGGCCCGCGCGCCGCGCCGCGCGCTCCTGGTCGTCGACATGATCGCCGATCACCTCACGCCGGGCGCGCTCCTCGAGGTGCCGCGCGCCCGCGCGGTCGTGCCCGCGCTCCAGGCGAGGCTCGACGCCGCGCGCGCGGCCGGCGTCCCCGTCGTCTACGTGCTCGACGAGCACGAGGCGGACGATCCCGATCTCGACGCGTGGGGCACACACGCCGTCCGCGGCAGCGCGGGCGCCGAGGTGTGGCCCGACCTCGCGCCGCGCGCGGGCGATCGGATCGTGCGGAAGCCGAGCTACAGCGCGTTCTACGAGAGCACGCTCGAGCCCCTCCTCGACGAGCTCCGCGTCGACACCCTCGTCTTGACGGGATGCCTGACGGAGATCGGCCTGACCGCGACCGCGACCGACGCGCTGCAACGCGGCTTCGCGGTCGAGGTGCCGCCTGACACGCAAGCAGGCTCATGCGCCGAGGCGGAGACGGTCGCGCTCGGAACGCTCCGCATGATGGCCCCCTTCGGCCCCGCCCGCCGCGCGAGGCTCGAGCGCATCGCGGCGTAG
- a CDS encoding saccharopine dehydrogenase NADP-binding domain-containing protein, producing MNVVVYGANGWTGSLVAKTLERRGGFRLVLAGRNEEKLQALRATLPSRPEVRVADPRDRAALERMLLGADVIVHCAGPYRDLGEAMLDASLALGCHYFDVSGEYEFVRSIYERYMGEAHRRGLTFCPGFAVKGVFGDWLASIAAGPSREPIDEVAVAYAHALREYLFASPGSILAAASQGLFNQHDRYDPARSIARRFEFPPPFGVGTALLVPMTDEVTIPRHLPTPIVRNYVAVAPGTPANDVWATFFTSQLRAMPLLATAIRANPTLFKTLGESRAIVPTGVTFAALAEVTRNRRVHRAAVTLADGYQATADIVAYALRQLPSAPRGAITPSELCDPRRALRELARARLLSLLRWSEAR from the coding sequence GTGAACGTCGTCGTCTACGGCGCGAACGGCTGGACCGGCTCACTCGTCGCAAAGACGCTCGAGCGACGAGGCGGCTTTCGCCTCGTCCTCGCCGGGCGCAACGAAGAAAAGCTCCAGGCGCTGCGTGCGACGCTGCCAAGCCGTCCAGAGGTGCGCGTGGCCGATCCCCGCGATCGCGCCGCCTTGGAACGAATGCTCCTCGGCGCTGACGTTATCGTCCACTGCGCCGGCCCGTATCGCGATCTCGGAGAAGCCATGCTCGACGCGTCTCTCGCGTTGGGTTGTCACTACTTCGATGTTTCCGGCGAGTACGAGTTCGTGCGCAGTATCTACGAGCGATACATGGGCGAGGCCCATCGTCGCGGCCTGACCTTCTGTCCAGGGTTTGCGGTGAAGGGAGTTTTCGGCGATTGGCTGGCATCGATCGCCGCAGGTCCAAGCCGTGAGCCCATCGACGAGGTCGCCGTCGCCTACGCCCACGCGCTTCGCGAGTATCTGTTCGCCAGTCCGGGGTCGATTCTCGCCGCCGCGAGCCAGGGCCTGTTCAATCAGCACGATCGCTACGATCCGGCCCGCTCGATCGCTCGGCGCTTCGAGTTTCCTCCCCCCTTCGGGGTCGGTACAGCGCTCCTCGTGCCGATGACGGACGAAGTGACGATACCTCGACACCTCCCCACACCGATCGTCCGCAACTACGTCGCCGTCGCCCCGGGAACACCCGCCAACGACGTTTGGGCAACGTTCTTCACGTCGCAACTCCGCGCGATGCCGCTGCTCGCAACCGCGATCCGCGCGAATCCAACGCTCTTCAAGACCCTGGGCGAGAGCCGCGCCATCGTTCCAACAGGCGTCACGTTCGCAGCGCTCGCGGAGGTCACGCGCAACAGACGCGTCCACCGTGCCGCTGTAACCCTTGCCGACGGCTACCAAGCAACTGCCGATATCGTTGCGTATGCCCTCCGCCAACTTCCGTCGGCTCCGCGCGGTGCCATCACGCCCTCGGAGCTCTGCGATCCCCGACGGGCGCTCCGCGAGCTCGCCCGAGCGCGACTCCTCTCGCTGCTGCGGTGGAGCGAAGCGCGATGA
- a CDS encoding serine/threonine protein kinase, translating into MAAEGKNTALKEWVESKRASVAPPPETAPDPDADPNLAGIPKVGEEILGGKYVIERLMGVGGMGVVCAAMHKQLKQRVAIKFLSATMRSPELVDRFVREGQAAVRIKSEHIAPVLDVGVLDNGTPYLLMEHLSGADLSDYLIEHKRLSVTDAVDFVLQALDALAVAHSAGVVHRDLKPSNLFVTQRSDGSPLIKVLDFGISKVTDAGPNPSSTLTRPGMMLGSPRYMSPEQLRNASGVDHRADIWAMGIVMHELMAGAPPYDADTFTALCAAIVSEEPALLRSAVPDAPAELEAIILKCLAKKTEERWQDVGELAQAIAPFASDDARPFANRITKILGKVSQKTPPGAYQSTKLSPGTPKPNERTLPLAAPTSSPSSSPLATTDPRTSTPPTDPQVSALAVSTAKAAAPSHGRTIAIGAAAVLVLAAVGFIATRKPSEPVTGGATTTTTTTEPEPEPPPTATTAAVAAPTAPEPAVSAEPAPAISSAPAAAAAPAPLVVGTPRPRPSQKPAASTTPSAAPTPAGPSEEDMLNRRR; encoded by the coding sequence ATGGCCGCGGAGGGGAAGAATACCGCCCTGAAAGAGTGGGTGGAGTCGAAGCGAGCGAGCGTCGCGCCGCCGCCGGAGACGGCGCCGGATCCCGACGCCGATCCGAACCTCGCCGGCATCCCCAAGGTCGGCGAGGAGATCCTCGGCGGCAAGTACGTCATCGAGCGCCTCATGGGCGTCGGCGGGATGGGCGTCGTCTGCGCGGCGATGCACAAGCAGCTGAAGCAGCGCGTCGCGATCAAGTTCCTGTCCGCGACGATGCGCTCGCCGGAGCTCGTCGATCGGTTCGTGCGCGAAGGACAGGCCGCGGTCCGCATCAAGAGCGAGCACATCGCGCCCGTGCTCGACGTCGGCGTCCTCGACAACGGCACGCCCTACCTGCTGATGGAGCACCTGAGCGGCGCCGACCTCAGCGACTACCTCATCGAGCACAAACGCCTCTCGGTCACGGACGCGGTCGACTTCGTGCTGCAAGCCCTCGACGCGCTCGCCGTCGCGCACTCGGCCGGCGTCGTCCATCGTGACCTCAAGCCGTCGAACCTCTTCGTCACGCAGCGCTCCGACGGCTCGCCGCTCATCAAGGTCCTCGACTTCGGCATCTCGAAGGTCACCGACGCGGGCCCGAACCCGTCGTCCACGCTCACGCGTCCGGGCATGATGCTCGGCTCGCCGCGCTACATGTCGCCCGAGCAGCTTCGCAACGCGAGCGGGGTGGACCATCGCGCGGACATCTGGGCGATGGGCATCGTCATGCACGAGCTGATGGCGGGCGCGCCGCCTTACGACGCGGACACGTTCACCGCGCTCTGCGCCGCGATCGTGTCCGAAGAGCCGGCCCTGCTCCGCAGCGCCGTCCCCGACGCGCCGGCGGAGCTCGAGGCCATCATCCTCAAGTGCCTCGCGAAGAAGACGGAGGAGCGCTGGCAGGACGTCGGCGAGCTCGCGCAGGCGATCGCGCCGTTCGCCTCCGACGACGCGCGCCCGTTCGCGAACCGCATCACGAAGATCCTCGGCAAGGTCTCGCAGAAGACGCCGCCCGGCGCCTACCAATCGACGAAGCTGAGCCCCGGCACCCCGAAGCCGAACGAGCGCACGCTCCCTCTCGCCGCGCCGACGTCGTCCCCCTCTTCTTCACCGCTCGCGACGACGGACCCGCGCACCTCGACGCCACCGACCGATCCCCAGGTCAGCGCGCTCGCGGTATCGACCGCGAAGGCCGCCGCGCCGAGCCACGGCCGCACGATCGCGATCGGAGCCGCCGCCGTCCTCGTCCTCGCCGCGGTGGGCTTCATCGCCACGCGAAAGCCGAGCGAGCCAGTGACCGGCGGAGCGACGACGACGACCACCACCACGGAGCCAGAGCCGGAGCCGCCGCCGACGGCCACGACCGCCGCCGTCGCCGCGCCCACCGCGCCGGAGCCCGCCGTCTCCGCCGAGCCGGCCCCCGCCATCTCCTCCGCTCCCGCAGCCGCCGCCGCACCGGCGCCACTCGTCGTCGGCACACCACGCCCGCGCCCCTCTCAGAAACCCGCCGCGAGCACCACGCCGAGCGCTGCTCCCACACCCGCAGGCCCCTCCGAAGAAGACATGCTGAACCGACGGCGCTGA
- a CDS encoding 1-acyl-sn-glycerol-3-phosphate acyltransferase, which produces MSAPIFGFNAARSSIVEEVVDRIAKQTRDPLLALNEAAYLETKRLQNTGHPDLAEWRTLAAQLGRMSDAELRDRLKGYAERYAWDVAGNFDGRVYKFASKVTAPLLGALLSPRETIKNLPGSLDLRALDSRIVVQGPREHIRRLSEIGTIVFVPTHLSNLDSVVFGFAIERAGFPPAVYGAGKNLFTNPVLSYFMHNLGAYRVDRRLRHSLYKEVLKTYSCVLIERGYHSLFFPGGTRSRSGGVERKLKLGLAGTAIEAFARTTVRGKRQPVFFVPATINYLLTLEAETLIDDFLQEEGKARYIIEDDESTRIGRVASFSNKLLGLDGACVIRYSRPLDCFGNFVDDEGRSHDARGRAVDAASYVVGRDGKPALDHVRDAEYTRELGDKIVEAYKRDTVVLATHAVAACAFERLRRAVGKADLFAVLRHRDDVTVPRAELAEDVDVLLDRLHALEARGEIVVSPTMKGKRGDAIVDDALRAFAGYHTNEVLAPRGAELVLRDTRLLFYYQNRLAAHGLAYDAIAPAGTRPARTSARKAGVAAAVT; this is translated from the coding sequence GTGAGCGCACCCATCTTCGGCTTCAACGCCGCGCGGTCCTCGATCGTCGAGGAGGTCGTCGACCGGATCGCCAAACAGACACGCGATCCGCTCCTCGCGCTGAACGAGGCGGCCTACCTCGAGACGAAGCGCCTGCAGAACACCGGGCACCCGGACCTCGCGGAGTGGCGCACGCTCGCCGCGCAGCTCGGGCGGATGTCCGACGCGGAGCTGCGCGATCGGCTGAAGGGCTACGCCGAGCGCTACGCCTGGGACGTCGCCGGCAACTTCGACGGTCGCGTCTACAAGTTCGCGTCGAAGGTCACGGCCCCGCTCCTCGGCGCGCTCCTCTCGCCGCGCGAGACGATCAAGAACCTCCCCGGCTCGCTCGACCTCCGCGCGCTCGACAGCCGCATCGTCGTCCAGGGACCGCGCGAGCACATCCGCCGCCTCTCGGAGATCGGCACGATCGTGTTCGTGCCGACGCACCTCTCGAACCTCGACTCCGTCGTGTTCGGGTTCGCGATCGAGCGCGCGGGGTTCCCGCCGGCGGTGTACGGCGCGGGCAAGAACCTCTTCACGAACCCGGTCCTCAGCTACTTCATGCACAACCTCGGCGCCTACCGCGTCGACCGCCGCCTGCGGCACTCGCTCTACAAAGAGGTGCTGAAGACGTACTCGTGCGTGCTCATCGAGCGCGGGTATCACTCGCTCTTCTTCCCCGGCGGCACGCGCTCGCGCTCGGGCGGGGTGGAGCGGAAGCTGAAGCTCGGGCTCGCGGGGACCGCGATCGAGGCGTTCGCGCGCACCACGGTGCGGGGGAAGCGGCAGCCGGTGTTCTTCGTGCCGGCGACGATCAACTACCTGCTCACGCTCGAGGCGGAGACGCTCATCGACGACTTCCTCCAGGAGGAAGGGAAGGCGCGGTACATCATCGAGGACGACGAGTCGACGCGCATCGGCCGCGTCGCGTCCTTCTCGAACAAGCTGCTCGGGCTCGACGGCGCGTGCGTCATCCGTTACTCGCGGCCGCTCGACTGCTTCGGGAACTTCGTCGACGACGAGGGGCGGAGCCACGATGCGCGGGGGCGCGCGGTGGACGCCGCGAGCTACGTGGTGGGGCGCGACGGAAAGCCGGCGCTCGATCACGTGCGCGACGCCGAGTACACGCGCGAGCTCGGCGACAAGATCGTCGAAGCGTACAAGCGCGACACCGTCGTCCTCGCGACGCACGCGGTCGCGGCCTGCGCGTTCGAGCGACTTCGCCGCGCGGTGGGGAAGGCGGACCTGTTCGCGGTGCTCCGCCATCGCGACGACGTTACGGTCCCGCGCGCGGAGCTCGCGGAGGACGTCGACGTGCTGCTCGATCGCCTCCACGCGCTCGAGGCGCGCGGCGAGATCGTCGTGTCGCCGACGATGAAGGGGAAGCGCGGCGACGCGATCGTCGACGACGCTCTCCGCGCGTTCGCGGGCTACCACACGAACGAGGTCCTCGCGCCGAGAGGGGCGGAGCTCGTCCTCCGGGACACGCGCCTCCTCTTCTACTACCAGAACCGCCTTGCGGCACACGGCCTCGCCTACGACGCCATCGCACCGGCGGGGACGCGCCCGGCGCGGACGAGCGCGAGAAAAGCTGGCGTCGCGGCGGCGGTGACTTAA
- a CDS encoding polyprenyl synthetase family protein: MAGYALKTPTLVKEVMEEYGSIAQKALMSFLPDREPRRYLYDLIRDYPQRGGRAMRPAICMATARAHGAPLERTLNTATFIELLHNALLVIDDIQDESDERRKKPTLHRLHGVPVALNVGSTMTTLSLVPLLQNVDSCGPFLSLRLFQRAIEVAQQCAEGQSLELGWRLDNLLEVTEADYLNMVLRKTCSYSTVFPIRAGVMIATGAPDGSDAALRYGFLLGAAFQIQDDVLNIAGDHAQYGKEHAGDLLEGKRTLLTCRLMSCATPDEKTFAHRFLGTPRAGKSARDLERMLGLIEKYDCVEYARRYAQGLVGAALHDFDAGFEHLPASRDKEFLRGLSTWIIEQT, translated from the coding sequence ATGGCCGGCTACGCTCTCAAAACTCCGACCCTCGTGAAGGAGGTGATGGAGGAATACGGGTCGATCGCGCAGAAGGCACTCATGAGCTTTCTGCCGGATCGAGAGCCTCGACGCTACCTATACGACTTGATCCGCGATTATCCGCAGCGCGGCGGGCGCGCGATGCGCCCTGCGATCTGCATGGCGACGGCACGAGCGCACGGGGCTCCACTGGAACGCACGCTCAACACGGCGACGTTCATCGAGCTACTTCACAACGCGCTACTCGTCATCGACGACATCCAAGACGAAAGCGACGAACGGCGAAAGAAGCCGACCCTACACCGCCTGCACGGCGTCCCCGTCGCGCTCAACGTGGGGTCGACGATGACCACATTGAGCCTCGTTCCGCTGCTCCAGAACGTCGACTCGTGCGGCCCGTTCCTTTCCCTGCGCCTATTCCAGCGCGCAATCGAGGTCGCGCAGCAATGCGCCGAAGGCCAATCGCTCGAGCTTGGATGGCGGCTCGACAATCTGCTCGAGGTCACGGAGGCCGACTATCTGAACATGGTCCTGCGAAAGACCTGCTCCTACTCGACGGTCTTTCCGATACGCGCCGGAGTCATGATCGCGACCGGCGCGCCTGACGGTTCCGACGCCGCGTTGCGCTACGGCTTCCTCCTCGGCGCCGCCTTTCAAATCCAGGACGACGTCCTCAACATCGCCGGTGACCACGCGCAGTATGGGAAGGAGCATGCCGGAGACCTGCTCGAAGGAAAGAGGACACTCCTCACCTGCCGCTTGATGTCTTGCGCGACCCCCGACGAGAAGACGTTCGCGCATCGATTCCTCGGCACGCCGCGGGCCGGCAAATCCGCTCGGGATCTAGAGCGGATGCTCGGCCTCATCGAGAAATACGATTGCGTCGAGTACGCACGGCGGTATGCGCAGGGACTCGTCGGCGCAGCGCTCCACGACTTCGACGCCGGGTTCGAGCACCTTCCGGCCTCACGGGACAAGGAGTTCCTGCGTGGCCTGAGCACCTGGATCATCGAGCAGACGTGA
- a CDS encoding S1 RNA-binding domain-containing protein, with product MTDPNTPDTNDAPAAAPEAAAAPAPAAPSPDAAAAAPEPAPAPAPAPAPSAPDASGGDDEGGDDEGGSTEVAAVEGGAPAEGGEKKKRRRRRRKKKGAGAEGATAEGATTEGGEGAAAGAGAGSSAGEGGQAQRPPKPKREPRPDRERPAFNVGDVVFGKVIEVTEDALFADLAGKAKAIFDLRELLITDEDIEEYEKAAKKEADEIAAARAASAGGAKAADDDAGESSEPGDTQEASEASEAGASTESASVPVPVEASGASASAAGSADAARADAGVAPATPAGTSGAGAASGAAPAAGAAGVAAAAVAGDASGAGAAPGAGASGVDAASGVGASGADAAPGAGASGVDAASGADASGADAAPGAGASGANAASGADAARAADAAPVAAAASAATAEAPAAPTVGAAAAGAAFGADAASGASADVAFGAPASSEAAAGEAASAEDASSGEGAEEKPPQLPRVVLEPGAPFVGLVHNDGGRGGLVVLTHHPKRVQKAKPIVAEASKSGAMVFGLVTGTIKGGVEVDVDGLRAFAPASHVELRPGADLSHLVGKRLPFAVTQYAKRGRDVVLSRRALLEAEAKDRRDEALKNLEMGSIVVGVVRTVVPFGAFVDVGGIEGLVPLSEMSHNRADQPKDVFKVNETCKVKILRLDERGKLWLSRKAAVEDPWNEVATKYAPATKHKGKVARLQPFGAFIELEPGIDGLIHTADLSVKRIEHPEEVVKVGDEIDVVVASVDARQHRIALHPAPTGEAANETPQKIAVHRTVKVVVVSIETGGLAVRILGATGRHARGFISAAATGTPRGTELRKLFPVGKELDAKIIEQDPRRGELKLSIRALNEETERNAYQQYRAQVKREAKFGTFADLLAKRNEPSK from the coding sequence ATGACCGACCCGAACACCCCCGACACGAACGACGCCCCCGCCGCGGCTCCCGAGGCCGCTGCTGCTCCTGCTCCCGCTGCTCCGTCACCCGACGCTGCAGCGGCAGCGCCCGAGCCCGCACCTGCACCTGCACCCGCGCCCGCACCTTCGGCGCCGGATGCGTCCGGAGGCGATGACGAGGGCGGCGACGACGAGGGCGGCTCGACCGAGGTCGCGGCGGTCGAGGGCGGTGCGCCGGCGGAAGGGGGCGAGAAGAAGAAGCGCCGCCGCCGTCGTCGCAAGAAGAAGGGCGCAGGCGCGGAGGGCGCGACGGCCGAGGGTGCCACGACGGAGGGCGGCGAGGGCGCCGCGGCGGGCGCGGGCGCGGGCTCGTCGGCGGGCGAGGGTGGACAGGCGCAGCGTCCGCCGAAGCCGAAGCGCGAGCCGCGGCCGGACCGCGAGCGGCCGGCGTTCAACGTCGGTGACGTCGTGTTCGGCAAGGTCATCGAGGTCACCGAAGACGCGCTCTTCGCCGATCTCGCGGGCAAGGCGAAGGCGATCTTCGACCTCCGCGAGCTCCTCATCACCGACGAGGACATCGAGGAGTACGAGAAGGCGGCGAAGAAGGAGGCCGACGAGATCGCGGCCGCGCGCGCAGCCTCGGCCGGCGGCGCGAAGGCGGCAGACGACGACGCGGGGGAATCGTCGGAGCCGGGAGATACGCAAGAGGCGTCGGAAGCGTCGGAAGCGGGGGCGAGCACGGAGTCGGCTTCGGTTCCAGTCCCGGTCGAGGCTTCTGGCGCGAGCGCTTCGGCAGCAGGCTCGGCGGATGCTGCTCGCGCCGACGCGGGCGTTGCGCCGGCGACGCCGGCGGGCACATCCGGGGCGGGCGCTGCATCCGGCGCGGCCCCCGCGGCGGGTGCTGCTGGCGTCGCCGCGGCAGCTGTGGCGGGCGATGCATCCGGGGCGGGCGCCGCTCCTGGGGCGGGCGCATCCGGGGTGGACGCGGCATCTGGAGTGGGCGCATCCGGAGCGGACGCTGCTCCTGGGGCGGGCGCATCCGGGGTGGACGCGGCATCTGGGGCGGACGCATCCGGTGCGGACGCTGCTCCTGGGGCGGGCGCATCCGGTGCGAACGCTGCTTCTGGGGCGGACGCTGCTCGCGCCGCTGATGCTGCCCCTGTGGCGGCCGCTGCATCCGCGGCCACGGCGGAGGCCCCCGCGGCCCCCACGGTCGGCGCTGCTGCGGCAGGCGCGGCGTTCGGGGCGGACGCGGCATCTGGGGCAAGCGCGGACGTGGCATTCGGCGCGCCGGCTTCCTCCGAGGCCGCGGCCGGCGAGGCAGCTTCTGCCGAAGATGCGTCGTCCGGTGAGGGCGCGGAGGAGAAGCCGCCGCAGCTTCCGCGCGTGGTGCTGGAGCCGGGCGCGCCGTTCGTTGGGCTCGTGCACAACGACGGGGGGCGCGGCGGTCTCGTCGTGCTGACGCATCATCCGAAGCGGGTGCAGAAGGCGAAGCCGATCGTCGCGGAGGCGTCGAAGTCCGGCGCGATGGTGTTCGGGCTCGTCACCGGCACGATCAAGGGCGGCGTCGAGGTCGACGTCGACGGCTTGCGCGCGTTCGCGCCGGCCTCGCACGTGGAGCTCCGCCCGGGCGCGGACCTCTCCCATCTCGTCGGCAAGCGCCTCCCGTTCGCGGTCACGCAGTACGCGAAGCGCGGTCGTGACGTCGTCCTCTCGCGCCGCGCGCTGCTCGAGGCGGAGGCGAAGGACCGCCGTGACGAGGCGCTGAAGAACCTCGAGATGGGCTCCATCGTCGTCGGCGTCGTGCGCACGGTGGTGCCGTTCGGCGCGTTCGTCGACGTCGGCGGCATCGAGGGGCTCGTCCCGCTCAGCGAGATGAGCCACAACCGCGCCGATCAGCCGAAGGACGTCTTCAAGGTCAACGAGACGTGCAAGGTGAAGATCCTTCGCCTCGACGAGCGCGGGAAGCTCTGGCTCTCGCGCAAGGCGGCGGTCGAAGATCCGTGGAACGAGGTCGCGACGAAGTACGCGCCGGCCACGAAGCACAAAGGCAAGGTCGCGCGGCTTCAGCCGTTCGGCGCCTTCATCGAGCTCGAGCCGGGCATCGACGGTCTCATTCACACCGCCGATCTCTCGGTGAAGCGCATCGAGCATCCCGAGGAAGTGGTGAAGGTCGGCGACGAGATCGACGTCGTCGTCGCCTCGGTCGACGCGAGGCAGCACCGCATCGCGCTCCACCCCGCTCCCACCGGCGAAGCCGCGAACGAGACCCCGCAGAAGATCGCGGTCCACCGCACGGTCAAGGTCGTCGTCGTCTCGATCGAGACCGGCGGCCTCGCGGTCCGCATCCTCGGCGCGACGGGACGCCATGCGCGCGGCTTCATCAGCGCCGCCGCGACCGGCACCCCCCGCGGCACCGAGCTCCGCAAGCTCTTCCCGGTCGGCAAGGAGCTCGACGCGAAGATCATCGAGCAGGACCCGCGCCGCGGCGAGCTGAAGCTCTCGATCCGGGCGCTCAACGAAGAGACCGAGCGCAACGCCTACCAGCAGTACCGCGCGCAGGTGAAGCGCGAGGCCAAGTTCGGCACCTTCGCCGACCTCCTCGCAAAGCGCAACGAGCCCTCGAAGTAG
- a CDS encoding acetoacetate decarboxylase family protein produces MSTARIGLGLIGRPPIAAATRMRIQIFPVMATLSRLQELCDRQFNDFIPPSVAIFRPALPMVFCGILHYPDMGGRLTWQTGSLSQNELYFLVPLERYRKVDGREEFVELGATTPYIFVDNPESVAAARERFGMPKELAEFTTDFRDLPWDVGTQRYLRIGGWEPSTNGHRLGPLLDVVYSTSTPCTPGTRDDDLPRPTTRFGLLEWSKFAENVKLLAERTFGAETIDGILRRIQTYFSLVQTTQAISLFSLRQFADPEDVRRARYSDLIAFRMQVADLQSLGLLGNGPFLSHFQLRLRRTELRPIAKVLGLRVSQRTSESAGGTSESYEAIDALVPFYAQADTDLTTAERLCWHHDQGRGGSWHDDAGKLLSPPVAGRFNTHFGPSGASFLQPQADVPVLDLRYLMLAARRKSVERLLAKMLPAETPLKIAVAGRNREVTGLRLLFTRSRLGPWRHRGELVWNDGTYLSIAIPVVANTGTGTFNANFMIQEFCNNPFTVQSMRAMLGEPTNHARFVPGDAGWFASTRALTTELALSTMAVDRTSSGASVVWSSLLDVLSVDSEDLGGLCLGPDAVRDLREEIWPLVSQILPSISVGHIPSPSSPNRSLLDRVMVTSFLEDPLERRATRPDASGRQRVVRFYENVTYPLASRTGLLALDESSPLGSKIARLPSMGGTFAIPVIAAGEAVTRVRIDRFEIISETVPQRRARSA; encoded by the coding sequence GTGAGCACTGCACGCATAGGCCTCGGTCTGATCGGACGGCCCCCCATCGCGGCGGCAACGCGAATGCGTATCCAGATCTTCCCGGTCATGGCGACGCTCTCACGACTTCAAGAGCTCTGCGACAGGCAATTCAACGACTTCATCCCGCCTTCGGTCGCAATCTTCCGCCCGGCGTTGCCGATGGTATTCTGCGGCATTCTTCATTATCCCGACATGGGAGGTCGGCTTACATGGCAAACGGGTTCGCTCAGCCAGAACGAGCTATACTTTCTGGTCCCCCTCGAGCGGTATCGTAAAGTAGACGGTCGCGAGGAGTTCGTCGAGCTTGGCGCCACGACTCCGTACATCTTCGTCGACAATCCCGAGTCTGTCGCAGCCGCGCGCGAGCGTTTCGGCATGCCGAAGGAGCTTGCCGAGTTCACGACGGATTTCCGTGACCTGCCCTGGGACGTCGGTACACAGCGCTATCTTCGAATCGGAGGCTGGGAACCGAGCACAAACGGACATCGTCTCGGACCGCTCCTCGACGTCGTCTACTCGACGAGCACGCCCTGCACCCCCGGGACTCGAGATGACGATCTCCCGCGGCCGACCACCCGCTTCGGGCTCCTCGAGTGGTCAAAGTTCGCCGAAAACGTAAAGCTCCTCGCTGAACGGACATTCGGAGCCGAGACGATCGATGGGATCTTGCGCCGAATCCAGACCTACTTCTCCTTGGTCCAGACGACGCAAGCCATCAGCCTCTTCAGCCTTCGTCAGTTCGCCGACCCAGAGGACGTCCGGCGCGCTCGCTATTCGGATTTGATCGCATTTCGAATGCAGGTCGCCGACCTTCAGTCTCTCGGGCTCCTCGGCAATGGACCGTTCCTCTCGCACTTCCAACTTCGCCTCCGGCGGACCGAGCTTCGTCCGATCGCGAAGGTGCTCGGGCTTCGCGTCAGTCAGCGCACCTCCGAATCGGCCGGCGGTACGAGCGAGTCGTACGAGGCGATCGACGCACTCGTCCCGTTCTACGCTCAGGCGGACACCGACCTGACGACTGCGGAGCGGCTCTGCTGGCATCACGACCAAGGCCGCGGCGGCAGCTGGCACGACGACGCGGGCAAGCTCTTGAGCCCGCCGGTGGCCGGACGCTTCAACACGCACTTTGGCCCAAGCGGCGCTTCGTTCCTGCAGCCTCAGGCCGACGTTCCGGTCCTCGACCTGAGATACCTCATGCTCGCAGCGCGGCGAAAGAGCGTGGAGCGATTGCTCGCGAAAATGCTGCCGGCCGAGACCCCGTTGAAGATCGCCGTCGCGGGGCGGAATCGCGAGGTCACTGGTCTACGACTCCTGTTCACACGGTCTCGCCTCGGCCCGTGGCGTCATAGGGGCGAGCTCGTCTGGAACGACGGGACGTATCTGTCGATCGCCATCCCCGTCGTCGCCAACACGGGGACCGGTACGTTCAACGCGAATTTCATGATCCAGGAGTTCTGCAACAATCCGTTCACGGTCCAGTCGATGCGCGCCATGCTCGGTGAACCGACGAATCACGCGCGCTTCGTTCCGGGCGACGCCGGATGGTTTGCGTCGACACGAGCGCTCACGACGGAGCTTGCGCTCTCCACGATGGCGGTCGACCGCACGTCGAGCGGCGCCTCCGTGGTCTGGTCGTCGTTGCTCGACGTTCTCAGCGTGGACTCCGAAGACCTCGGCGGGCTGTGTCTCGGCCCCGATGCCGTTCGCGATCTGCGGGAGGAGATATGGCCTCTCGTCAGCCAAATTCTGCCTTCGATCTCTGTCGGCCACATCCCGAGCCCGAGCTCACCGAATCGCAGCCTCCTCGATCGCGTGATGGTCACGTCCTTCTTGGAGGATCCGCTCGAGCGACGCGCGACTCGGCCCGATGCCAGCGGGCGCCAACGCGTCGTGAGGTTCTACGAGAACGTCACGTACCCGCTCGCTTCGCGGACCGGCCTTCTCGCGCTCGACGAAAGCTCACCGCTCGGGTCGAAGATCGCACGCCTGCCGTCAATGGGAGGTACGTTCGCGATTCCCGTCATTGCAGCTGGAGAGGCCGTCACCCGCGTCCGCATCGACCGTTTCGAGATCATCTCCGAGACCGTGCCGCAGCGGCGCGCGCGAAGCGCGTGA